A window from Opitutia bacterium ISCC 52 encodes these proteins:
- a CDS encoding VOC family protein has protein sequence MNRKIGYVSLLVPNYNEAKDYYTRALGFTLLKDTDLGDGKRWVVISPGHDEGTGLVLTEAKTDEEKAAVGKQGAGRVWLFLHTDDFKRDHWRFQANGVRFLEQPREEPYGTVAVFEDRYGNKWDLLELKP, from the coding sequence ATGAATCGAAAAATCGGATACGTCTCGCTCCTCGTGCCTAACTACAATGAGGCTAAAGATTATTATACAAGAGCCTTGGGTTTTACGCTTCTGAAAGACACCGACCTGGGTGACGGAAAACGATGGGTCGTCATTAGCCCAGGCCATGACGAAGGAACAGGACTCGTGCTGACAGAAGCCAAGACCGACGAGGAAAAAGCTGCCGTAGGAAAACAGGGTGCAGGCCGTGTTTGGTTATTCCTTCATACAGACGACTTCAAGCGCGACCATTGGAGATTTCAGGCGAATGGTGTCCGCTTCCTGGAGCAACCAAGAGAGGAGCCTTATGGCACGGTTGCGGTGTTTGAAGACCGGTATGGAAACAAGTGGGATCTTTTAGAGCTAAAGCCATGA
- a CDS encoding sulfatase-like hydrolase/transferase: MNNPNRRCHYERLVAFISLIFATVLVHAEAAKPNVILIFADDLGYGDVGAFYPDSPFETPRLDQMVAEGAKLTHFYVPTPYCAPSRGTILTGRYPFRHTVVLNPAPDAGQNNIGLPSSEITIAEILKDRGYNTAMYGKWHLGHKEQWLPRTQGFDEYQGILYSNDMFPVQMVKNEEVTEYPVDQGKLTQLYTDLTLDFAKRNKDTPFFVYLPHAMPHKPLAMSDNFYTPNTPDNLYADVIAELDHSVGHLLDGLDDLGLKENTLVIFTSDNGPFYGGSTGGLRGMKGKTWEGGLRVPMIAYMPGTIPPGVVNHHPAATVDILPTICHLTGSKVPADRTIDGRNILPMMQNDSQASPHEAIFGMRGSNLAVVRSGKWKLHVLNPGPVNMINLPIEEARKRVNRRAPDGVTIIAPFEQADPSEYPGITTGMKPSPMMLFDMETDSSEQANLAAKHPEVVARLKALFDKTEADMKDIPVPEDEYLFGKENQKKGVLMRVIGGELRYDHIPEPQKHLIEI, translated from the coding sequence ATGAACAACCCTAACCGCAGATGTCACTATGAGCGATTAGTAGCTTTTATCTCACTCATTTTTGCTACCGTGCTGGTTCATGCTGAAGCGGCGAAACCCAACGTCATACTCATCTTTGCCGATGATCTCGGTTATGGAGATGTAGGAGCCTTCTACCCGGATAGCCCCTTTGAGACACCACGCCTCGATCAAATGGTGGCCGAGGGTGCAAAGCTTACTCATTTCTACGTTCCAACTCCGTACTGCGCGCCGTCAAGAGGAACGATTCTGACAGGACGTTATCCCTTTCGACACACCGTGGTTCTCAATCCGGCTCCGGATGCCGGGCAAAACAACATTGGACTACCCTCATCTGAGATCACCATCGCCGAGATTCTAAAAGATCGTGGCTACAATACAGCCATGTATGGCAAATGGCACTTGGGGCACAAAGAACAATGGCTGCCCCGAACTCAAGGCTTTGATGAATACCAAGGCATTCTCTACTCCAACGACATGTTTCCGGTACAAATGGTTAAGAATGAGGAGGTCACCGAATACCCGGTTGACCAAGGGAAACTCACCCAGCTTTACACCGACCTGACACTCGACTTTGCCAAACGAAACAAAGACACGCCGTTCTTCGTCTATTTGCCCCATGCCATGCCCCACAAACCGCTGGCAATGTCTGACAATTTCTATACTCCAAACACTCCTGACAATCTCTATGCGGACGTCATTGCAGAACTGGATCATTCAGTCGGTCACCTTTTGGATGGCCTTGATGATCTGGGCTTGAAGGAAAACACACTGGTTATATTCACCTCCGACAACGGTCCCTTTTATGGAGGGTCAACCGGCGGATTACGTGGTATGAAAGGGAAGACTTGGGAGGGCGGACTTCGAGTGCCGATGATCGCCTACATGCCGGGCACTATTCCACCAGGTGTCGTCAATCATCACCCAGCTGCCACAGTCGACATTCTGCCTACAATTTGCCACCTTACCGGCAGTAAAGTGCCCGCTGATAGAACGATCGATGGGCGCAATATTTTGCCCATGATGCAAAACGATTCCCAAGCAAGTCCACACGAAGCCATATTCGGCATGCGGGGGAGTAACTTGGCCGTCGTTCGATCTGGGAAATGGAAACTGCATGTCCTAAATCCAGGACCGGTCAACATGATCAACTTACCCATCGAAGAAGCTCGGAAACGAGTTAACCGCAGGGCACCCGATGGCGTGACCATTATCGCCCCTTTTGAACAGGCTGATCCGAGTGAATACCCGGGTATCACGACAGGAATGAAACCATCACCCATGATGCTCTTTGACATGGAGACTGATTCATCCGAGCAAGCGAACCTGGCCGCAAAACACCCGGAAGTGGTTGCACGCCTAAAAGCACTCTTTGATAAGACCGAAGCAGATATGAAAGACATACCGGTTCCAGAGGACGAATATCTTTTTGGGAAAGAAAATCAAAAGAAGGGAGTCTTAATGAGAGTCATTGGCGGAGAACTCCGTTACGACCACATTCCCGAGCCACAAAAACACCTCATCGAGATATGA
- a CDS encoding NAD-dependent epimerase/dehydratase family protein, with translation MKDLPNSFFPDDIKNQRILIAGGGGFIGGHLVADLMKRGCTDIVVADIKPTEQWHQIFSKNENQVADFSKEQECMRLVEGCDRIYNLACNMGGMGFIEFNKALCMCSVLINTHLLDAARHHGCKRLFFSSTACVYAADKQLASDVAALKESDVYPAMPEDGYGWEKLFSERMCRHYMEDFDIQTRVARFHNVYGPFGTYDGGREKVPAALCRKIISSKLSGDHQLEIWGDGEQPRSFMYIDDCIHGIHLIMESDHWNEPINLGSSEMVSINQLADIIEDLAGITLQRNYKLDAPKGVRGRSSDNTLINEVFGWEPSISLREGLEKTYDWIFEQISSGSTALK, from the coding sequence ATGAAAGACCTTCCGAATTCATTTTTTCCTGATGATATTAAAAATCAACGTATCCTTATTGCCGGCGGTGGCGGATTTATTGGCGGTCACTTAGTCGCCGATTTAATGAAGCGAGGGTGCACGGATATTGTCGTTGCTGACATCAAACCAACGGAGCAGTGGCACCAGATCTTCTCGAAAAATGAGAACCAGGTAGCTGATTTTTCTAAAGAGCAAGAATGCATGCGCTTGGTCGAAGGTTGTGATAGGATTTATAATCTTGCCTGCAACATGGGAGGGATGGGTTTTATTGAGTTTAACAAAGCTCTGTGTATGTGTAGTGTACTTATCAATACGCATTTGCTGGATGCGGCTCGTCACCATGGATGTAAGAGGTTGTTTTTCTCATCGACGGCCTGCGTTTATGCTGCCGATAAACAGCTGGCTTCAGATGTAGCTGCATTAAAAGAATCAGATGTTTATCCCGCCATGCCGGAAGATGGCTATGGATGGGAAAAGTTATTTTCCGAACGCATGTGCAGACACTACATGGAGGATTTTGATATCCAGACTCGGGTGGCCAGGTTTCACAATGTATATGGTCCATTTGGAACCTACGATGGGGGTCGTGAAAAAGTGCCGGCTGCTCTTTGCCGGAAGATCATTTCAAGCAAGCTGAGTGGAGACCATCAGTTAGAAATCTGGGGCGATGGTGAACAACCCCGTTCATTTATGTACATCGATGATTGTATTCACGGGATCCACTTGATCATGGAATCGGACCACTGGAATGAGCCCATCAACTTGGGGAGCTCTGAAATGGTTTCAATTAATCAGCTCGCTGACATCATTGAGGACCTGGCAGGCATCACCCTTCAGAGGAATTACAAGTTGGATGCCCCGAAGGGTGTCCGTGGAAGATCCTCGGATAATACACTGATCAACGAAGTGTTCGGGTGGGAACCCTCCATTTCACTGCGTGAGGGTCTGGAGAAGACCTATGACTGGATCTTCGAGCAAATTAGTTCAGGGTCGACTGCCCTCAAATAA
- a CDS encoding DUF1080 domain-containing protein, whose amino-acid sequence MKKLHIVLLALITLTSGAFANKIAQSQEKWIEVYKKQENIPSAGDMLINETKEPSLKKGFVSLYNGKDLNDWEPLGGYCTFEAEGDVIVGTTVPGSPSTYLSTMKDDYTDFIFTAEFKWLVDGNTGVMFRGQARPGEGKNKKYQTVFGPQAEMEAFSKERYWSGGIYGQSAGGWIYPLWLEAHKEVRNAMKKDGWNRLTVRAKGNAIKTWLNGVPAAHWKTKEYTEGFFSLQIHSGKAGEVHFRNIKVKEL is encoded by the coding sequence ATGAAAAAGCTACACATTGTTCTTCTTGCCCTGATCACACTCACTTCAGGCGCCTTCGCCAACAAGATCGCCCAATCACAAGAGAAGTGGATCGAGGTCTATAAAAAGCAGGAAAACATCCCTTCTGCAGGGGACATGCTTATCAATGAGACTAAAGAGCCCAGCTTGAAGAAGGGTTTTGTCAGTCTCTATAACGGCAAGGACCTCAACGACTGGGAACCTCTAGGTGGCTATTGCACATTTGAAGCCGAAGGCGATGTAATTGTAGGCACCACCGTCCCGGGATCACCCAGCACCTATCTGTCTACCATGAAGGATGACTATACCGACTTTATTTTCACAGCTGAGTTCAAGTGGTTAGTGGATGGAAACACCGGTGTTATGTTTCGTGGACAAGCCAGACCCGGTGAAGGAAAGAATAAAAAGTATCAAACCGTCTTCGGCCCTCAGGCTGAAATGGAGGCATTTTCCAAAGAACGTTATTGGTCCGGCGGCATCTACGGTCAAAGCGCCGGCGGGTGGATCTACCCACTTTGGTTGGAAGCCCACAAAGAAGTTCGCAATGCCATGAAAAAAGACGGATGGAATCGACTCACCGTTCGGGCCAAAGGCAATGCCATCAAGACCTGGCTTAATGGCGTGCCTGCTGCTCACTGGAAAACCAAAGAATACACGGAAGGCTTTTTCAGCCTACAAATTCACTCTGGCAAGGCAGGCGAAGTTCACTTCCGCAACATCAAGGTTAAAGAGCTTTAG
- a CDS encoding sulfatase-like hydrolase/transferase, producing the protein MNFSQHFQHIVTAIGLAGALVGCGTGESSDKLSDLSPPNIIIILADDIGVETIGAYGGGYDTPHIDSLATNGVRFDQGHATPVCTTSRTRLLAGTHNFKHYKAFAHLDPELYALPRYLKDAGYESVVAGKWQLAGNMEYGGKGSYPWDLGFDEHIVWQLERTLKGGRYWQPTFTLNHENKTYCKDDFGPTILNAYVLDFIDRNKDEPFFVYYNPILAHDPWTTTPDSLDAETPKEKFSGMMTYLDKMIGRVLAKLDEHELTENTLIWFIGDNGTHPQITSMRNGKSITGGKWNTKTAGTHVPYIMQWKGEVPTGTVKEGLVELLDVYATLQSVAGKPTTTELDGVNLIPYAKGETDYTRDSIFMHYDPQWGADYFNTPMPAARFVFNDSWKLYGDGRFYHTRQDPLEEMNLSRADLIQEAATAHHSLKQAFDSMNDDPLKQPYLNSGIEAKAVPPPDPECED; encoded by the coding sequence TTGAATTTTTCTCAACACTTCCAACATATTGTTACTGCCATTGGTTTGGCTGGAGCCTTGGTTGGTTGTGGCACTGGAGAATCATCTGATAAACTGTCAGATTTAAGTCCCCCAAACATCATCATCATCCTCGCAGATGACATTGGTGTGGAAACCATTGGCGCTTATGGAGGTGGGTATGACACTCCCCACATCGATTCACTGGCTACGAATGGTGTTCGTTTCGACCAAGGCCACGCCACTCCCGTTTGTACTACCAGTCGAACACGTCTTCTGGCAGGGACCCACAACTTCAAACACTACAAGGCCTTCGCCCATTTGGATCCTGAGTTGTATGCCCTTCCCCGATACCTGAAAGATGCTGGTTACGAAAGTGTCGTTGCTGGAAAATGGCAACTGGCCGGCAATATGGAGTATGGAGGCAAGGGTTCATATCCCTGGGATCTCGGTTTTGATGAGCACATCGTCTGGCAATTGGAACGCACCTTGAAAGGGGGTCGTTATTGGCAGCCCACCTTCACCTTAAATCACGAAAACAAAACGTACTGCAAAGACGACTTTGGACCCACGATCCTTAATGCCTACGTTTTAGACTTCATTGACCGAAACAAAGATGAACCCTTCTTCGTCTACTACAATCCGATCTTGGCTCACGACCCGTGGACAACAACGCCCGATAGCCTGGATGCGGAAACACCGAAGGAAAAGTTTTCCGGGATGATGACCTACCTGGACAAAATGATCGGCCGGGTGCTTGCAAAGCTGGACGAACACGAGCTCACGGAAAACACCCTGATCTGGTTCATCGGCGATAATGGCACGCATCCGCAAATAACATCGATGCGGAACGGGAAATCCATCACTGGAGGGAAATGGAATACCAAAACCGCGGGCACCCATGTTCCTTATATCATGCAATGGAAAGGAGAGGTACCAACGGGAACCGTAAAGGAGGGTCTGGTTGAACTCCTGGACGTTTATGCCACACTTCAGTCAGTAGCAGGAAAGCCAACGACTACAGAACTGGATGGTGTAAATTTGATTCCTTATGCCAAGGGTGAGACCGACTACACCCGGGATTCCATTTTCATGCATTACGATCCACAATGGGGAGCCGATTATTTCAATACACCCATGCCGGCAGCTCGATTTGTATTCAACGACAGTTGGAAGCTGTATGGCGACGGTCGCTTTTATCATACCCGGCAAGACCCCCTTGAGGAAATGAACTTATCGAGAGCAGATCTGATCCAAGAAGCAGCCACTGCCCACCATTCGCTTAAGCAAGCCTTTGATTCCATGAATGATGATCCACTGAAACAGCCCTACCTGAATTCAGGTATAGAAGCCAAGGCGGTACCTCCACCGGATCCGGAGTGTGAAGACTAA
- a CDS encoding Gfo/Idh/MocA family oxidoreductase → MSKKVNVGVVGLGRLGSLYTNYCANRLPKANLIAVSDVREEVAKEVAEEYGAKRYYTDYQDMLVDDEIDAIIIVTPTSYHKANAIDAARAGKAIFCEKPLSLGIDECIEIKEVMEQTGAFFQMGFMRRFDNAYIAAKQKVKDGVIGKRVQYKATSRDRERPPLDYLRPETSGGLFVDMGIHDFDVARFLMGNVKSVYTVAGVLAYPEMKEIGDVDNAIVNMYFEGGCIGAIDLSRNAIYGYAIYAELLGTEGTLQLGYDQETPIKVMKEDNISHDTVPGFYERFEKAYVDQLADFIENVISGNPPSITAEDGVEALRIALAATKSYHENRPVDVSEI, encoded by the coding sequence ATGTCAAAAAAAGTAAATGTCGGCGTGGTTGGCCTGGGACGACTGGGCAGCCTCTATACCAACTATTGCGCAAACCGCTTACCTAAAGCCAATCTCATAGCCGTATCTGACGTGCGTGAGGAAGTTGCCAAAGAGGTTGCGGAAGAATACGGTGCCAAACGCTACTACACAGATTATCAGGATATGCTAGTGGACGACGAGATTGATGCTATCATCATTGTCACTCCAACCAGCTACCATAAAGCGAATGCCATCGATGCGGCCAGAGCCGGAAAGGCCATCTTTTGTGAAAAGCCCTTATCTCTAGGCATCGACGAATGCATTGAGATCAAAGAGGTGATGGAACAAACAGGAGCTTTCTTCCAGATGGGCTTCATGCGACGCTTTGACAATGCCTACATCGCAGCCAAACAAAAAGTAAAGGATGGCGTCATTGGGAAACGGGTACAATATAAAGCTACCTCTCGCGACCGAGAGCGCCCACCTTTGGACTATTTAAGACCAGAGACTAGCGGTGGACTTTTCGTGGACATGGGCATCCATGATTTTGATGTAGCCCGTTTCCTGATGGGGAACGTAAAGAGTGTCTACACCGTAGCGGGTGTTTTGGCCTACCCCGAGATGAAAGAGATTGGTGATGTAGACAATGCCATCGTAAATATGTATTTCGAAGGTGGCTGTATTGGAGCCATTGACCTCTCAAGAAACGCAATTTACGGCTACGCCATCTACGCGGAACTTCTAGGAACCGAGGGGACGCTTCAACTGGGCTACGATCAGGAGACCCCGATCAAAGTGATGAAGGAGGATAATATCTCTCATGATACGGTTCCTGGGTTTTACGAACGCTTTGAAAAAGCGTATGTCGATCAATTGGCAGACTTCATAGAGAATGTAATCAGCGGGAATCCTCCATCCATCACTGCAGAGGACGGAGTCGAGGCACTACGCATAGCACTCGCCGCCACCAAGTCCTATCACGAGAACCGACCCGTGGACGTGTCAGAAATTTAG
- a CDS encoding SDR family oxidoreductase: MSFEDLRNKTVAITGGAGVIGHALGHGLATNGMHVAILDLDEEKAQKLAKELNEQHGIKSAGIACNVLEKESIEAARDQLVDQFGGLDFLINGAGGNSPKASTEIEQVSPDAKDLKGSFFDLPEDDFRFTLDLNLMGTVLPSQILGPLLVKKKRGAILNISSMNAYRPLTKIPAYSAGKCALSNFTEWLAVHLAEAGVRVNAIAPGFFLTEQLKFLAYDEDGEMTDRYKRVLQLTPMHRFGDQNELIGPTLFLLSQCSAFITGVVLPVDGGFNAYSGV, translated from the coding sequence ATGTCATTTGAAGATCTAAGAAACAAAACTGTCGCCATCACCGGTGGTGCCGGCGTGATTGGCCATGCATTAGGCCATGGCTTGGCAACGAATGGCATGCACGTTGCCATTCTGGACCTCGATGAGGAGAAGGCCCAAAAGCTTGCAAAAGAACTCAACGAACAACACGGAATCAAAAGCGCAGGCATCGCATGCAATGTCTTGGAAAAAGAATCTATCGAAGCAGCCCGAGATCAATTAGTGGATCAGTTTGGTGGGCTTGATTTCCTCATCAATGGTGCTGGCGGAAACAGCCCTAAGGCTTCCACAGAAATCGAACAAGTCTCACCGGATGCCAAAGATTTGAAAGGCTCATTTTTCGATCTCCCGGAGGATGACTTTCGCTTCACCTTGGATCTAAACCTCATGGGCACCGTGCTTCCTTCTCAGATTTTGGGACCACTACTCGTGAAGAAAAAGCGAGGAGCTATTCTCAATATTTCATCGATGAATGCCTATCGTCCTTTGACCAAAATTCCTGCCTACTCGGCCGGAAAGTGTGCGTTGAGTAATTTTACAGAATGGTTGGCCGTCCATTTAGCTGAAGCGGGAGTTCGCGTAAATGCCATCGCACCTGGGTTTTTCCTGACTGAGCAACTGAAGTTCCTTGCTTACGATGAAGACGGCGAAATGACCGACCGCTACAAGCGTGTTTTGCAACTGACCCCCATGCATCGCTTCGGCGATCAAAATGAGCTGATTGGGCCGACCCTTTTTCTTTTATCACAATGTTCCGCTTTCATTACAGGAGTAGTCCTACCGGTGGATGGTGGTTTCAACGCCTACAGTGGAGTATAA
- a CDS encoding solute:sodium symporter family transporter yields MGFVAWYSWSKTRGKVSTSSGYFLAGNGLTGLFIGGSLLLTNISTEQLIGQNGMTYMGNMTPMAWEIWAVRGIILLAVLFLPMYLGGAFATMPSFLQSRYGSGTQRMVVGLLLFGYIFVLSPSVLYGGSLALMKILNVEGMTGLSQIQSLWLVTVIIGIIGAIYAVFGGLRAVAISDTLNGLGLLVMGCLIPIFGLMALGNKLGGGVMDALKEITTTHTYKLNAIGIGDELDAIPISAVFTGLLIMAVFYWGTNQFIIQRALGAASLKEGQKGLLLAGFFKILIPFLAMAPGLIAFHLLGPDITPGDMAYPALVAETLPAPLMGLFIAVLLGAVFSTYNSLLNSSATMFAIDIYKPLINKTANDHQLISVAKKFAVVAAVFTILGAPNLIKAPEGIFIFIAKFFGFIAIPIACLIILGLFAQNLRIPHRAAQFVIIFHIVTYYILVWGFEKVGITMPIHWMHTFSILFLVETGIVVFWSRIWPHHEAFTHRHAPKVEMMPWRYSMLISAVLLSLASLTYVIFSKVGFAYSDAVVAPNFWLWFLVSIATCFAFCWWAHTWLHKKYEVFISNRYGKQQETTD; encoded by the coding sequence ATGGGATTTGTTGCCTGGTATTCCTGGAGCAAAACCCGAGGAAAGGTATCAACATCGAGTGGCTACTTCCTCGCAGGAAACGGATTAACCGGACTTTTCATTGGCGGCTCGCTGCTCTTAACCAACATTTCGACTGAACAGCTGATTGGTCAGAATGGAATGACCTACATGGGTAATATGACGCCTATGGCCTGGGAGATCTGGGCGGTGCGAGGCATCATTCTATTGGCGGTATTGTTTCTGCCCATGTATCTTGGTGGAGCATTTGCGACCATGCCCTCGTTTCTTCAATCTCGTTATGGGTCAGGCACTCAGAGGATGGTCGTAGGCCTACTTCTGTTCGGCTACATCTTCGTGTTATCGCCGTCTGTCTTGTATGGGGGTTCACTGGCATTGATGAAGATTCTCAATGTGGAAGGAATGACCGGACTGTCTCAGATTCAATCGCTCTGGCTTGTAACCGTCATCATTGGAATCATTGGGGCTATCTATGCCGTATTCGGTGGCCTTCGAGCAGTGGCCATCTCAGATACGCTGAACGGATTGGGGCTACTCGTAATGGGATGCCTGATACCGATCTTTGGCCTAATGGCCCTGGGCAACAAGCTAGGCGGAGGAGTGATGGATGCCCTAAAAGAAATCACCACCACTCACACGTATAAGCTGAATGCCATTGGTATTGGAGATGAACTCGATGCCATTCCCATTTCGGCGGTATTCACAGGGTTACTGATCATGGCGGTCTTTTACTGGGGCACCAACCAGTTCATTATTCAACGTGCTCTAGGAGCTGCCAGTTTGAAAGAAGGTCAAAAGGGACTGCTCTTGGCCGGCTTCTTCAAAATCCTGATTCCTTTCCTGGCCATGGCACCCGGTCTGATAGCATTTCATTTATTAGGACCCGACATTACTCCCGGCGACATGGCCTACCCGGCATTGGTCGCCGAAACCCTTCCGGCCCCTTTGATGGGATTGTTTATTGCGGTGCTGCTTGGTGCGGTATTCTCCACCTACAACTCATTGCTTAATTCGTCGGCGACGATGTTTGCCATCGATATCTATAAACCACTGATCAACAAAACTGCGAATGATCACCAACTCATCTCCGTAGCCAAGAAGTTTGCCGTAGTCGCCGCTGTTTTCACCATTCTCGGAGCCCCTAACCTCATCAAGGCTCCAGAGGGTATCTTTATTTTCATCGCCAAATTTTTTGGATTCATCGCCATTCCGATTGCCTGCCTGATTATCCTCGGACTGTTTGCCCAGAATCTAAGAATCCCTCATCGAGCGGCTCAGTTTGTAATCATCTTCCACATCGTGACCTATTACATACTCGTATGGGGATTTGAAAAAGTAGGTATTACGATGCCCATCCACTGGATGCATACTTTCAGTATTCTCTTTCTGGTTGAAACGGGAATCGTGGTTTTCTGGTCACGCATATGGCCACACCATGAGGCGTTCACACACCGCCATGCGCCGAAGGTTGAAATGATGCCATGGAGATACAGCATGCTGATCAGCGCCGTACTCCTTTCATTGGCCAGCTTGACCTATGTGATCTTTTCCAAAGTGGGCTTTGCTTACTCAGACGCAGTTGTCGCACCCAATTTCTGGCTGTGGTTTCTGGTATCCATAGCTACCTGTTTTGCATTCTGCTGGTGGGCACATACCTGGCTTCATAAAAAGTATGAGGTGTTCATTTCAAACCGCTATGGGAAACAACAGGAAACAACCGACTAA
- a CDS encoding CoA-acylating methylmalonate-semialdehyde dehydrogenase — protein MSTTTEALKPCPFFINGEWTERSDLPTSPVYNPSTGDVIAESPLADAATVNDAVQAAKDAFPAWWETPAIERARVLFKYRTLLEQEFDSICRTISLEHGKTLGESRGELQRGLECVEYACGIPELLKGEYLENIARGIDCEVIRQPLGVCAGITPFNFPAMIAMWMFPLAIASGNTFIFKPSEKVPLTSIRLIQLLEQAGLPKGVLNLVHGGKESVDTLLTHPDVRAISFVGSTPVAKYIYETGTKNGKRVQANGGAKNHVIIMPDADVKTSVDGIMGGAFGCAGERCMAIANAVCVGDASKTVLPELVDAAKSLKVGPTDRDPQPQMGAVITREHQERVTELITEGADQGGKILSDGRGTKIDEAPNGFYLGATVVDEVEAKSTLAETEVFGPVLSVLRAGNLGEALDLANTSAFGNGTAIFTTSGSAAREFKHRVKAGMVGINVGVPAPMAMFPFSGWDASFFGDLHIQGRDGVRFYTREKTVTSRWFGNEDVWRK, from the coding sequence ATGAGCACTACAACAGAGGCATTAAAGCCCTGCCCTTTCTTCATTAACGGCGAATGGACGGAACGATCCGATCTTCCAACCAGTCCCGTATACAACCCTTCAACCGGGGACGTTATCGCTGAGTCACCACTGGCAGATGCAGCGACCGTAAACGACGCCGTTCAAGCGGCCAAGGATGCCTTTCCCGCTTGGTGGGAAACTCCTGCCATTGAACGCGCACGAGTGCTCTTCAAATACCGTACCCTTCTAGAACAGGAGTTCGACTCCATCTGCCGGACCATTTCGCTGGAACACGGAAAGACCCTGGGCGAATCACGCGGCGAGCTCCAACGTGGCCTCGAGTGCGTGGAATACGCCTGCGGTATCCCTGAGCTACTCAAAGGAGAATACCTCGAAAACATTGCTCGAGGTATCGACTGCGAAGTGATCCGACAACCACTCGGTGTGTGCGCCGGGATTACTCCGTTCAACTTTCCCGCCATGATAGCTATGTGGATGTTTCCTCTGGCTATCGCTTCAGGGAATACCTTTATCTTCAAACCCAGCGAAAAAGTCCCACTCACTTCGATCCGACTCATTCAGTTGCTTGAGCAAGCAGGGCTCCCTAAAGGTGTTCTCAACCTTGTTCATGGAGGTAAGGAAAGTGTGGACACACTACTGACTCATCCCGACGTTCGAGCTATTTCATTTGTGGGCTCTACTCCTGTGGCAAAATACATTTACGAAACGGGGACCAAAAATGGGAAGCGCGTCCAAGCCAATGGAGGTGCCAAGAACCACGTCATTATTATGCCCGACGCAGACGTAAAGACCTCCGTAGATGGTATTATGGGTGGAGCGTTTGGCTGCGCTGGGGAACGCTGCATGGCTATCGCCAATGCGGTTTGCGTGGGAGATGCTTCTAAAACCGTCCTTCCCGAACTCGTCGATGCCGCCAAGAGTTTGAAAGTGGGTCCAACCGATCGCGATCCACAACCTCAAATGGGAGCCGTAATCACACGTGAACATCAGGAACGCGTTACTGAATTAATCACAGAAGGTGCAGACCAGGGAGGAAAAATCCTAAGCGATGGACGTGGCACAAAAATTGATGAAGCGCCGAATGGTTTCTATTTGGGCGCAACAGTCGTGGATGAAGTCGAAGCGAAATCGACTTTGGCCGAAACGGAAGTGTTTGGCCCCGTACTGAGCGTATTGCGAGCCGGCAATCTGGGTGAAGCCCTGGATCTGGCCAACACCTCCGCATTTGGAAATGGCACAGCTATTTTTACCACCTCGGGGAGTGCAGCCCGAGAATTCAAACATCGGGTAAAAGCCGGCATGGTCGGCATCAATGTGGGCGTCCCTGCCCCAATGGCGATGTTTCCTTTCAGCGGCTGGGATGCGTCCTTCTTTGGTGACCTACACATTCAAGGCCGCGACGGCGTTCGCTTTTATACCCGAGAAAAGACCGTTACTTCTCGATGGTTTGGGAACGAAGACGTTTGGAGAAAATAA